The following proteins come from a genomic window of Salvia hispanica cultivar TCC Black 2014 chromosome 4, UniMelb_Shisp_WGS_1.0, whole genome shotgun sequence:
- the LOC125220858 gene encoding putative late blight resistance protein homolog R1A-3: MAYEALESLQQTLLLVLQRDDHLITPPVKRRIISIHDKAVVLQFNLKWFPDKETMRELGKLAKELESTVGYVADYCNSDSLSVSSSSRSALKNEVEDLTVATELMIRLSIRLRRFTEKIKLSSRALVDDDLVVGFKNDVLQIKHRLNCNDRLRILPIVGMGGIGNLASILSQVLASIKDDVDRGGRDSFKGLEAAKVEIHKMLSGRRYLIVMDDMWSAEAWDHVRRLFPNNDNGSWIILTTRLMDVATYCTSLPVHMMRFLDDEQSWRLFNHKVFRDQDCPLELQNVGEKIVKGCGGLPLSIVNVAGLLSRIPRTPKL, translated from the exons ATGGCTTATGAAGCTTTGGAATCCTTGCAACAAACCTTACTCCTAGTCCTTCAGCGCGATGATCATCTCATCACTCCTCCTGTTAAACGACGAATTATATCCATCCACGACAAAGCTGTTGTCTTGCAGTTTAATCTCAAATGGTTTCCAGATAAGGAGACAATGAGGGAG CTGGGGAAATTGGCTAAGGAGCTCGAATCAACTGTTGGATATGTCGCTGACTACTGCAACAGTGATTCTCTCTCTGTTAGTTCATCATCAAGATCTGCACTCAAGAATGAAGTTGAAGATCTGACAGTTGCAACGGAGCTGATGATCAGATTATCAATCCGGTTGAGGAGATTTAcggagaaaataaagttaagTTCTAGAGCATTAGTAGATGACGATCTTGTGGTGGGTTTTAAAAACGATGTGTTGCAGATAAAGCACCGGCTTAATTGCAATGACAGACTACGAATTCTCCCTATAGTCGGAATGGGAGGAATTGGGAA TTTAGCAAGTATTCTCTCACAAGTACTAGCTTCGATCAAAGATGATGTAGATCGAGGTGGGAGGGATTCGTTCAAAGGACTTGAAGCGGCGAAGGTTGAAATTCACAAAATGTTATCCGGGAGGAGGTATCTCATAGTAATGGACGACATGTGGAGTGCGGAAGCTTGGGATCACGTACGAAGGCTATTTCCTAACAATGATAATGGAAGCTGGatcatattaaccacaagGCTAATGGATGTGGCCACTTATTGTACCTCTTTGCCTGTTCATATGATGCGTTTCTTGGATGACGAACAAAGTTGGCGTTTGTTCAATCACAAGGTCTTCAGAGATCAAGATTGCCCTCTTGAGCTACAAAATGTTGgggaaaaaatagtaaaaggaTGTGGAGGTCTGCCCCTCTCAATTGTTAATGTAGCAGGACTTCTATCGAGGATTCCTAGAACTCCCAAGTTGTGA
- the LOC125220859 gene encoding putative late blight resistance protein homolog R1B-16 — MAYEALNSLQQTLLQILQSNDHLTTHHIKSRIISIHDKAVVLQLNLNHFPDKETIREVANTSEEIIQYLFSSEYLSNCKSIDTGLRLSDQLGELAEELDSTVGDVVDYCKSNKEVSDSPPVSEIEDQTVAQELSVISSNRFRNIADKIKSTVGSDSNDSVDFDEDPNDSPLLLLSPPISKYVVVGSDEDILQMKNRLTSISASREILPIVGMGGIGKSTLARHIYDDPMVMKRFDIRAWVTVSQDYSVESILSQLLASVKGKVDREGRDSLKVIEGRGNQIYNIFLDGRYLIVMDDIWSAKAWHSVSWLFPKNHNGSCIILTTRLMDVTTYCTSLPVHMMCFLDDEQSWRLFHHKVFGDQDCPLELRSVGEIIVKGCGGLPLSIVTVAGLLSRIPRTPKLWQQIEVNDGHLGSILSLSYNHLPQDLRECFLYMAGFPQDYEIHVSELTKLWVAEGFLEPRTKPGTFMELVNKLKIVEESAEQCLEDLIRQSLVLVTSRKIDGKIKSCKLHSMVRDFCVRQAGQEKFLLHVNDYFPNPILRRHFLPKVLQNHHRLRVSWHDLHLKDSLHSSTTSIICIPQRGYKPKGSVENFSSLRVLHVLRRNDHSYWELGQVFNLISLTYLASNIPDSIVPPAIAKLQNLQTLIIYRSDVRLPVEIWSLRQLRHLIAFSFYPLPLPEGATLSLKNLQTLTMAANFVCSETMVKMILNIKKLGICYSEEKFGAGCHLYNLIHLRRLEKLKLKMQSSSMPHFENLAHSSIAEKVRIKWRVDFYESYGDCWFIADSSSVETKELCFPRGKMGNHEHGISSFDSSAY; from the coding sequence atggctTATGAAGCTCTGAATTCCCTGCAACAAACTTTACTCCAAATCCTTCAAAGCAACGATCATCTCACCACTCATCATATAAAATCACGAATTATATCCATCCACGACAAAGCCGTTGTCTTGCAATTGAATCTCAACCATTTTCCAGATAAAGAAACAATAAGGGAGGTTGCAAATACATCAGAAGAGATTATTCAATATCTTTTTTCCTCAGAATATCTATCAAACTGTAAATCAATAGATACAGGTCTCAGACTTTCAGATCAGTTGGGGGAATTGGCTGAGGAGCTCGACTCAACTGTCGGAGATGTGGTTGACTACTGCAAGAGCAACAAAGAAGTGAGTGATTCTCCTCCTGTTAGTGAAATTGAAGATCAAACGGTTGCACAGGAGCTGTCTGTCATAAGTTCAAATCGGTTTAGAAATATAGCGGATAAAATAAAGTCAACTGTTGGTTCCGACAGTAACGATTCAGTTGACTTTGATGAAGATCCGAATGATTCACCATTATTGTTGTTATCTCCACCCATAAGCAAATATGTGGTGGTTGGTTCCGATGAAGATATATTACAGATGAAGAACAGGCTGACTAGCATTTCAGCCAGCCGAGAAATCCTCCCTATTGTCGGAATGGGAGGCATTGGTAAGTCCACACTTGCTAGACATATTTATGATGATCCAATGGTGATGAAGCGTTTTGATATTCGAGCATGGGTCACAGTATCACAAGATTATAGTGTTGAAAGTATTCTCTCACAATTACTAGCTTCGGTCAAAGGAAAAGTGGATCGAGAAGGAAGGGATTCGTTGAAAGTAATCGAAGGAAGGGGGAATCAAATTTACAATATCTTTTTGGATGGGAGGTATCTCATAGTGATGGACGACATATGGAGTGCCAAAGCTTGGCATAGCGTAAGCTGGCTATTTCCTAAAAATCATAATGGAAGTTGtatcatattaaccacaagGCTAATGGATGTGACAACTTATTGTACCTCTTTGCCTGTTCATATGATGTGTTTCTTGGATGACGAACAAAGTTGGCGTTTGTTCCACCACAAGGTTTTCGGAGATCAAGATTGTCCTCTTGAGCTACGTAGTGTTGGGGAAATAATTGTAAAAGGATGTGGAGGACTGCCTCTGTCAATTGTAACTGTGGCAGGACTTTTATCGAGGATTCCAAGAACTCCAAAGTTGTGGCAGCAAATTGAAGTAAATGATGGGCACTTGGGATCAATATTATCTTTGAGTTACAATCACTTGCCTCAAGATTTGAGGGAGTGTTTCTTGTATATGGCAGGCTTCCCTCAGGATTACGAGATTCATGTCTCTGAACTCACCAAACTTTGGGTAGCTGAGGGCTTTTTGGAACCACGAACTAAACCTGGAACCTTTATGGAACTagtaaataaacttaaaatcGTAGAAGAGTCAGCAGAGCAGTGCTTGGAAGATCTGATCAGACAAAGTCTAGTTTTAGTCACTAGCAGGAAAATTGATGGCAAAATCAAAAGTTGCAAGCTACATAGTATGGTGCGTGACTTTTGTGTGAGACAAGCTGGACAAGAGAAGTTCCTTCTTCATGTTAACGACTACTTCCCTAATCCTATCTTGAGAAGgcattttcttccaaaagTCCTCCAAAATCATCATCGCTTAAGAGTTAGCTGGCATGATCTACACCTTAAAGATTCTTTGCATAGCTCCACCACTTCTATTATATGCATCCCACAAAGGGGGTATAAGCCTAAAGGATCTGTAGAGAACTTTAGTTCATTGAGGGTCCTTCACGTTTTACGGAGAAATGATCATTCATATTGGGAGCTAGGTCAAGTGTTTAACTTGATTAGTCTCACTTACCTTGCTTCCAACATTCCTGATAGTATTGTCCCTCCAGCTATAGCAAAGCTTCAGAACCTGCagactttaattatttatagatCTGATGTTCGTTTGCCAGTGGAGATTTGGAGCCTGAGGCAATTGAGGCATCTTATCGCCTTCTCATTTTATCCTTTACCCCTCCCCGAAGGAGCAACTCTTTCTCTTAAAAACTTACAAACACTTACTATGGCAGCAAACTTTGTATGTAGTGAAACGATGGTCAAAATGATCCTAAACATAAAAAAGTTGGGAATATGCTACTCTGAAGAGAAGTTTGGAGCAGGCTGTCATCTGTACAATCTTATACATTTGCGTCGActtgagaaattgaaattgaagatgCAGAGTTCATCTATGCCGCATTTTGAAAATCTTGCTCATTCCTCTATCGCTGAAAAAGTTAGAATTAAGTGGCGGGTGGATTTCTACGAGAGCTATGGTGATTGTTGGTTCATTGCCGATTCTTCAAGTGTTGAAACTAAAGAACTATGCTTTCCAAGAGGAAAAATGGGAAACCATGAGCATGGGATTTCATCGTTTGATAGTTCTGCTTATTGA